The DNA segment CATTAAAATTTCACTAAAGTAAAATATTCAAACGATGTTCTACCTCTTCCCATGAACTCGCTGAACTTATATCCAAAAGATACTCCGCTCTGGCTTCTTCTACTTTAGTGTAATGCTCGTCAGAAACCAAAGAAGTTGACTCCTCCTTATTAATGGCATCGAAAACTCCCTCAAGAACTTCCAATTTTGTGTCGTCCTGAATGAATTTACTAAAATCTACTATAAGTTTTTTTCTTAATGCTTTGGTTTCCATTTAAATACTGTTTTAATCAAAATTAAGAAATTTTGATTACTATTTTAAGATTAATTTTTAAATTTTATGTTTTTCTAGATTTCAATCACGGTCGTGTTTTTGACTTCACTAATCATGAAACTGCTGTGCGTGCTTCCGATATGATCCAAAGTAGTGAGTTTTGTAACCAAGAATTCTCGGTATTCTTCCATGTCTTTGACCACAATTTTCAGGATATAATCGTAGTCGCCACTCACGTGATGGCATTCCAGGACTTCCTTGAGTTGGATGACATCGCTTTCGAACTTGGTCAGGAATTCTCTGGTGTGTTGAACGAGACGAATGTGGCAAAAAACCACAAATGCTTTTTCGGCTTTCGAACGATTGAGCAAAACCACGTATTTGTCGATAATACCTTCTCGTTCCAGTTTTTTGA comes from the Flavobacterium limnophilum genome and includes:
- a CDS encoding Lrp/AsnC family transcriptional regulator; amino-acid sequence: MTLDSIDKKLLLLLQKDCKKTTKELSLKLDLSVTAVYERIKKLEREGIIDKYVVLLNRSKAEKAFVVFCHIRLVQHTREFLTKFESDVIQLKEVLECHHVSGDYDYILKIVVKDMEEYREFLVTKLTTLDHIGSTHSSFMISEVKNTTVIEI